Proteins encoded together in one Paenibacillus segetis window:
- a CDS encoding TetR/AcrR family transcriptional regulator, with amino-acid sequence MKPLNKRPLGRPPVQQEGLPTSKHILFNASKLFMEKGFESVSMNEVAKQTGVTKATVYYYFPTKTDLFVASMIEVLSRVDERIRVLLEQPGSFYNRLIHVATNYLKVPQVHMDGMLEKVKHHLTIEQHQQLIAHENALFQRLQEGFNSASKNNEIVCDNPVLAAHIFVSMLKVGERKYTDDEKLFASPEEAAEGIVSFLWRGIHK; translated from the coding sequence ATGAAGCCCTTAAACAAACGGCCCCTGGGAAGGCCTCCCGTACAGCAGGAAGGCTTGCCTACCTCCAAACATATTTTATTTAACGCCTCCAAACTCTTCATGGAAAAAGGATTTGAATCCGTTTCAATGAATGAGGTTGCTAAGCAAACTGGTGTAACTAAAGCAACGGTCTATTATTACTTTCCAACCAAGACAGACTTATTCGTAGCTTCGATGATCGAGGTGCTATCCCGTGTCGACGAACGAATCAGAGTACTTCTAGAGCAACCCGGCAGCTTCTACAATCGATTGATTCATGTTGCAACAAACTACTTAAAGGTCCCTCAGGTCCATATGGATGGAATGCTTGAAAAAGTGAAACACCATTTAACAATAGAACAGCACCAACAATTGATCGCACATGAAAATGCATTATTTCAACGATTGCAGGAGGGCTTTAATTCTGCCAGCAAAAATAATGAAATCGTATGCGACAATCCTGTACTAGCCGCTCATATTTTTGTGTCCATGCTAAAGGTTGGGGAACGTAAATATACCGATGATGAGAAATTATTTGCATCCCCGGAGGAAGCGGCTGAAGGAATCGTATCCTTTCTATGGAGAGGAATTCATAAATAA
- a CDS encoding MBL fold metallo-hydrolase, with the protein MRIIQKGNLIQLSFLPRLFPVNCYLVEEEEGVTLIDAALPYSAKGIVQAINNIGKPLTRIVLSHVHDDHVGSLDALKSQFPEVPVYVSSRDARLMEGDASLDPNEAQTPIRGGVPKALQTRPDVLIADGDEIGSLLVIATPGHTPGSISLLDRRSGALVVGDAMHTRTSVAVSGTMTPWFPFPALATWNKQEALASARKFIALQPTLLAAGHGNMIMNPKHSIEKAIKIAERKFGAVKEEGTHHHVT; encoded by the coding sequence ATGAGAATCATTCAAAAGGGAAACCTAATTCAATTATCATTTCTCCCGCGGCTTTTTCCTGTTAATTGTTACTTAGTTGAAGAAGAAGAGGGGGTGACGTTGATTGATGCAGCGCTACCTTACAGTGCGAAGGGGATTGTTCAAGCGATTAACAATATTGGTAAACCTCTAACACGTATTGTTCTTAGTCATGTTCATGATGATCATGTTGGTTCACTTGATGCATTAAAGTCCCAATTCCCTGAGGTCCCAGTATACGTTTCATCGAGAGATGCGAGGTTGATGGAAGGGGATGCCTCACTCGATCCTAATGAAGCCCAGACTCCTATCCGTGGAGGTGTGCCCAAAGCACTTCAAACCCGTCCTGATGTACTCATTGCAGACGGTGACGAAATTGGCTCACTTTTAGTCATTGCAACCCCAGGTCACACTCCAGGATCAATATCATTGCTGGATCGTCGGAGTGGTGCATTGGTGGTAGGCGATGCGATGCACACTCGCACAAGTGTTGCAGTCAGTGGCACGATGACTCCATGGTTCCCCTTCCCGGCTCTGGCTACATGGAATAAACAAGAGGCGCTTGCGAGCGCTCGTAAGTTCATTGCGTTGCAACCAACGTTATTGGCTGCTGGACATGGCAATATGATAATGAACCCTAAGCACTCCATTGAGAAAGCGATCAAGATAGCAGAGCGGAAATTCGGAGCTGTCAAAGAAGAAGGGACTCATCATCATGTCACCTAG
- the deoC gene encoding deoxyribose-phosphate aldolase gives MNTQSIVAKVDHTLLKAEAKKEDIIKLALEAKEYGFASVCVNPVWVSTAAEVLKDTPKVKVCTVIGFPLGASAPKVKAFETAQAILDGAGEVDMVINIGALKAGDDELVVQDMIGVVKAAEGKALVKVILETCLLTSEEIVRACRLAVSAGVDFVKTSTGFSTGGATVEAVALMAKTVGPGIGVKASGGVRTTEDALAMIEAGATRLGTSAGVAIAQGLSGEGNY, from the coding sequence ATGAATACACAATCGATCGTAGCTAAAGTAGATCATACTTTGTTAAAGGCTGAAGCGAAGAAAGAAGATATCATAAAGCTAGCTCTAGAGGCTAAAGAATACGGATTTGCTTCTGTCTGTGTAAACCCAGTATGGGTGAGTACGGCAGCAGAAGTACTAAAGGATACACCTAAGGTGAAAGTATGCACGGTGATTGGGTTTCCACTCGGCGCATCGGCTCCCAAAGTGAAGGCGTTCGAAACGGCGCAGGCTATTCTTGACGGGGCAGGGGAAGTTGATATGGTCATTAACATCGGTGCATTGAAGGCCGGCGATGATGAACTAGTTGTTCAGGATATGATCGGTGTAGTGAAGGCAGCAGAGGGCAAAGCACTCGTGAAAGTCATTCTTGAGACATGTCTACTTACCTCTGAAGAAATTGTTCGTGCATGTAGATTGGCTGTATCGGCCGGCGTTGATTTTGTGAAAACATCGACTGGTTTCTCAACAGGTGGAGCTACAGTTGAGGCCGTGGCTTTGATGGCAAAGACAGTTGGTCCTGGTATTGGAGTGAAAGCTTCGGGAGGCGTTCGGACGACCGAGGATGCGTTGGCGATGATTGAAGCAGGCGCAACCCGGCTTGGAACTAGTGCGGGCGTAGCCATTGCGCAAGGACTAAGCGGCGAAGGGAATTACTAA
- a CDS encoding TetR/AcrR family transcriptional regulator has product MSPRAGLNADLILQAALEIADHQGISAVTLSSVAQKLGIRSPSLYNHVNGLDELRRRIATYALEQLYTRIVAATEGLSGEEGIRAFATSYINYAFEHPGLYEGAQITADQRDDEFSRASEALVHLAIQLLSDYSLSEQEALYAVRGLRSLIHGFASLERLGGFGLPFDLLDSFHFNLNVFLAGLGRG; this is encoded by the coding sequence ATGTCACCTAGAGCCGGACTTAATGCTGATTTGATTCTACAAGCCGCCTTAGAAATTGCTGATCATCAGGGCATAAGTGCCGTAACCTTATCGTCCGTAGCGCAAAAGTTAGGAATTCGTTCACCTTCTTTATACAATCATGTCAATGGACTGGATGAACTTCGAAGAAGGATAGCTACCTATGCTCTTGAGCAATTGTATACTCGTATTGTCGCAGCTACAGAGGGTCTAAGTGGTGAAGAGGGGATTCGAGCGTTTGCTACTTCATATATCAATTATGCCTTTGAGCATCCTGGCTTGTATGAAGGAGCTCAAATCACTGCTGATCAAAGAGATGATGAATTTAGCCGGGCGAGCGAGGCCCTTGTTCATCTAGCAATTCAATTACTGAGTGACTACTCGCTTAGTGAACAAGAAGCATTATATGCTGTTCGTGGACTACGGAGCCTTATTCATGGGTTTGCATCACTGGAGCGGTTAGGTGGTTTCGGTCTTCCATTTGATCTGCTGGACAGCTTCCACTTCAACTTAAACGTCTTTCTAGCTGGATTGGGACGTGGTTGA
- a CDS encoding YqkE family protein, which translates to MAKKKTRHVAPVASEDKPATLKDLLSADVLSKLKETAADMKREEEQRKEQARLKAEEERKAKQKQLDNNFEHLLSTSDMDWHKYK; encoded by the coding sequence ATGGCCAAAAAGAAAACACGTCATGTAGCTCCCGTTGCTTCTGAGGATAAACCAGCTACGTTAAAAGATTTACTCAGTGCCGATGTACTCAGCAAGCTGAAAGAGACGGCGGCGGATATGAAGCGGGAAGAAGAACAGCGTAAGGAGCAAGCTCGGCTCAAAGCTGAGGAAGAACGCAAGGCAAAGCAGAAGCAGTTGGATAATAACTTCGAGCATTTGTTAAGTACTAGTGATATGGACTGGCATAAATACAAATAA
- the def gene encoding peptide deformylase codes for MSKFKKDYIIMMDDIVREGDPILRTVTEPVSIPPSEEDKEEMASMLLFLKNSQDPELSKKYKLRAGVGLSANQIGLNKRMFAALLTDDQGDDQEIALFNPKIISHSAAMVYIPESEGCLSVDRPIQGFVPRYEKVQIKAWNAEGKEVKLRYKGFDAIVMQHEIDHLNGIMFYDRINKENPFKLPTGVQIASLY; via the coding sequence ATGAGTAAATTTAAAAAAGACTATATCATAATGATGGACGATATCGTGCGTGAAGGGGATCCTATCCTCAGAACGGTTACAGAGCCAGTTAGTATTCCGCCGAGTGAAGAAGACAAAGAGGAAATGGCGTCAATGCTGCTCTTTCTGAAGAACAGTCAAGACCCTGAACTTAGCAAAAAATATAAGCTCCGCGCAGGCGTAGGCTTGTCTGCTAATCAGATTGGCCTGAATAAACGCATGTTCGCAGCGTTGTTAACAGATGATCAAGGGGATGATCAAGAAATTGCTCTGTTCAATCCCAAAATCATTAGCCACTCTGCAGCCATGGTATATATACCGGAAAGTGAAGGCTGTCTCTCCGTAGATCGGCCGATCCAAGGTTTTGTTCCCAGGTATGAGAAGGTGCAGATTAAGGCCTGGAATGCGGAAGGTAAAGAAGTTAAGTTGCGTTATAAGGGTTTTGATGCGATCGTCATGCAACATGAAATCGACCATTTAAACGGAATTATGTTCTACGACCGGATCAATAAAGAGAATCCGTTTAAGCTTCCAACTGGAGTACAAATCGCAAGCTTATATTAA
- a CDS encoding MMPL family transporter, translated as MGKLMANLLESISHFVAGKRTKWITLVVWILLTGVLSVALPGVNQKEDNNAANLDSQQPSVQATLLAEQEFPSEAGLPALLVWKRDGGLLDEDYENLQKLTAYFTQNPVEGQKLVVPFDRIPLPALKQQASEDGSAIVLPFFFDKSTDSDQIKAGVAKIQEQAKAEFGSDPFSVKLDEQGQLSARVSGPAGVSLDAVGLFSNADVTLLMATVLLVLVLLLLIYRSPILAIIPLIAVGFAYGVTSPILGKMADLGWITVDSQAISIMTVLLFGAGTDYCLFLISRFRQLLKEEDDKTKALVRAFKDSSGAIAMSGFTVVMALLVLLFAKYGAVHRFAIPFSLSILIMGIASLTLVPALLAIFGRVSFFPQIPRTPEMEAERARENGKTQPKIVKSNKKVGNWIGKIVTKRPWMVVVVTLVLLGAFAMNTFRIEYTVDIMSSFPEESPSREGFAVIAEKFTPGELAPVKLMVDTQGSEVPLKEAFSDLPYLSKVSDITQGKNNSNIHAVDLEFSMNPYSNEAMKHIPDIRSVAVQVLKDAGITSPEDKVWVQGLTSTQYDTEETNARDQQVIIPIVIGLIAILLLVYLRSIIAMIYLILTVVLSYFSALGLGWFVLHDVMGASAIQGLIPLYAFVFLVALGEDYNIFLISSIWKKRKSMPLKEAIREGVSETGGVITSAGLILAGTFAVLATLPIQVLVHFGTICAIGVLLDTFIVRPLLVPAITMLLGKWAFWPGTAEGKAQRVEHSQAK; from the coding sequence ATGGGAAAATTAATGGCTAACTTACTGGAGAGTATAAGCCACTTTGTTGCTGGGAAAAGGACAAAATGGATTACGCTGGTCGTATGGATATTACTTACAGGGGTGCTCAGTGTAGCATTGCCGGGAGTCAATCAGAAAGAAGATAACAATGCTGCAAACCTTGATTCCCAGCAGCCATCGGTGCAAGCAACATTATTGGCTGAACAGGAGTTTCCAAGCGAAGCTGGTTTACCGGCGTTACTCGTATGGAAAAGGGATGGTGGACTCCTCGATGAGGATTATGAGAATCTGCAGAAATTAACAGCTTACTTCACACAGAATCCAGTGGAAGGGCAGAAATTGGTGGTGCCTTTTGATCGTATTCCTTTACCTGCACTGAAACAGCAGGCTTCCGAGGATGGCTCAGCTATTGTCTTACCTTTCTTTTTCGATAAGAGCACGGATTCTGACCAGATTAAGGCTGGAGTGGCGAAGATTCAGGAGCAAGCGAAGGCTGAATTTGGGAGTGATCCATTCTCGGTTAAGCTTGACGAACAAGGACAGTTATCCGCTCGTGTATCTGGTCCCGCTGGCGTCTCACTTGATGCAGTAGGTTTATTCTCTAATGCAGATGTGACACTACTCATGGCTACGGTATTATTGGTGTTGGTACTGTTGCTGTTAATTTATCGATCTCCCATTTTGGCTATTATACCTTTAATTGCTGTAGGTTTTGCATATGGAGTGACTAGCCCTATCTTAGGGAAAATGGCTGATTTGGGCTGGATCACAGTGGATTCACAAGCAATCTCGATCATGACCGTCTTGCTGTTTGGTGCGGGAACGGACTATTGCTTGTTCCTAATATCGCGATTCAGACAACTATTAAAAGAAGAAGACGACAAAACAAAGGCTCTGGTAAGAGCATTCAAGGACTCATCCGGTGCCATTGCGATGAGTGGATTTACCGTTGTCATGGCATTACTTGTATTGTTATTCGCTAAGTATGGAGCTGTACATCGCTTTGCTATACCGTTTAGTCTTTCGATATTGATCATGGGCATTGCGAGCCTTACCTTGGTTCCCGCATTGCTGGCAATCTTCGGAAGGGTTTCTTTCTTCCCGCAAATTCCCCGTACACCAGAGATGGAGGCTGAACGAGCACGGGAGAATGGGAAGACTCAGCCCAAGATCGTCAAATCAAATAAAAAAGTCGGCAATTGGATCGGTAAGATTGTTACAAAAAGACCGTGGATGGTTGTAGTTGTTACTTTAGTGCTGCTTGGAGCTTTTGCTATGAATACATTCCGCATTGAATATACTGTGGATATCATGTCTTCATTTCCCGAAGAAAGTCCCTCCAGAGAAGGATTCGCGGTTATAGCAGAAAAATTCACCCCTGGGGAACTGGCACCAGTTAAACTTATGGTAGATACGCAAGGTAGTGAAGTTCCTCTTAAGGAAGCTTTCTCTGATCTACCTTATCTCAGCAAAGTGTCAGATATCACACAAGGAAAGAACAATAGTAATATTCACGCTGTAGACTTAGAATTTAGTATGAATCCCTATTCCAATGAAGCGATGAAGCATATTCCTGATATACGAAGTGTTGCGGTGCAGGTCTTGAAGGATGCAGGCATAACATCACCGGAGGATAAAGTTTGGGTCCAGGGACTAACTTCAACCCAGTATGATACGGAGGAGACGAATGCACGTGATCAACAGGTGATTATTCCGATCGTAATCGGTTTGATCGCAATCTTGCTATTAGTCTATCTACGGTCGATCATTGCGATGATTTATTTGATTTTGACCGTCGTATTATCGTACTTCTCGGCTCTTGGCTTAGGGTGGTTTGTTCTTCATGATGTAATGGGTGCCAGTGCGATTCAGGGTCTCATTCCTCTATATGCTTTCGTATTCCTCGTTGCATTGGGTGAGGATTATAACATCTTCTTGATCTCTAGTATCTGGAAGAAGAGAAAGAGCATGCCGCTCAAAGAAGCCATTCGTGAAGGCGTGTCGGAAACGGGAGGAGTCATCACCTCGGCGGGCTTGATATTGGCAGGTACTTTTGCTGTCCTAGCCACACTGCCGATTCAGGTATTAGTACATTTTGGTACGATTTGCGCCATCGGTGTATTGCTAGATACATTTATTGTCCGTCCACTGCTCGTTCCGGCAATAACGATGTTGTTAGGTAAATGGGCGTTTTGGCCGGGAACGGCAGAAGGAAAGGCTCAGAGAGTTGAACATAGCCAAGCTAAATAA
- a CDS encoding MFS transporter, with translation MSSNENASPVSESLFRNRFYQTVLISNIFLQIGIWVRNFAILMFVTDQTNNDPLAISLISVVEFAPIFVFSFIGGAFADRWKPKRTMIWCDFLSAVSVFAVLLTLLYGSWEAVYFATFVSAILSQFSQPSVMKLFKQHVHPEKLQQGMALFQSLVAIFMVLGPSLGIFSYHQFGIKISIGVMGVAFLLSAVVLFRLPPDVEVQKHPDQQKSKLLRELADGFLYVWRSPVLKVLGITFAIAGFSIGTIQTLSLFVVTERLGQPKEFLQFLMMINGIAMLIGGAAIVTLAKKFAPQMLLAFGIAVSAVCIVGMGFSTSVPLTLTLQFINGLTMPCIQIGINTMILQWTEHSYVGRVNGVLSPMFMGMMVIMMSLAGVLKKFFPLVEIFAVSGIVMLVGAIILIPIFKHKPLPALTPETANPS, from the coding sequence ATGTCCAGTAATGAAAATGCTTCACCCGTTTCTGAAAGTTTATTTCGTAATCGGTTCTACCAAACGGTCCTTATTTCGAATATCTTTCTACAGATTGGTATTTGGGTTAGAAACTTTGCTATCCTCATGTTTGTAACGGATCAGACTAACAATGACCCTCTGGCCATTTCACTTATTTCTGTAGTAGAATTTGCTCCAATCTTCGTATTCTCGTTTATCGGAGGGGCCTTTGCAGACCGTTGGAAACCGAAGAGGACCATGATTTGGTGTGATTTTCTGTCCGCGGTTTCAGTATTCGCAGTGCTACTCACTCTATTGTATGGATCATGGGAAGCCGTTTATTTTGCAACATTTGTCTCAGCTATCCTATCGCAATTCTCGCAGCCTTCCGTCATGAAGCTGTTTAAGCAACATGTTCATCCCGAGAAATTACAGCAAGGGATGGCCTTATTCCAGTCATTAGTTGCCATCTTCATGGTGCTTGGCCCATCACTCGGTATATTCTCATACCATCAATTCGGAATCAAAATTTCGATAGGCGTTATGGGTGTCGCTTTCTTATTATCTGCAGTAGTATTATTCCGACTACCTCCTGATGTGGAAGTACAGAAACATCCAGATCAACAGAAATCCAAATTGTTACGCGAACTAGCCGATGGCTTCCTCTATGTATGGCGTAGTCCAGTATTGAAGGTACTTGGAATTACATTTGCGATTGCAGGGTTCTCCATAGGTACGATTCAGACATTATCCTTATTCGTTGTTACGGAACGGTTAGGTCAACCAAAAGAATTCCTGCAGTTCCTGATGATGATCAATGGAATCGCCATGTTAATCGGAGGCGCCGCCATCGTAACACTCGCTAAAAAGTTTGCTCCCCAGATGTTGCTGGCTTTTGGTATAGCGGTTAGTGCTGTATGTATCGTGGGTATGGGCTTCTCCACCAGTGTTCCATTAACTTTAACTTTGCAGTTCATTAATGGTCTGACTATGCCCTGCATCCAAATCGGTATTAATACGATGATCCTTCAGTGGACAGAGCACTCTTATGTAGGCCGTGTTAACGGCGTACTGAGCCCGATGTTTATGGGAATGATGGTTATTATGATGTCTTTAGCTGGTGTACTCAAAAAGTTCTTCCCGCTAGTCGAAATCTTCGCCGTTTCCGGGATTGTGATGCTCGTGGGTGCGATCATTCTTATTCCGATATTCAAACATAAACCACTTCCTGCACTCACCCCAGAAACCGCTAATCCTTCTTAA
- a CDS encoding SRPBCC family protein, producing the protein MANIEHLQTVNVPASKVYETLTTAEGLSEIWTNELIINNQIGFINEFRFGSNDITKMRIEELITNKKVVWQCIDSDSEWIGTIISFDIQEKNGKSFITLRHTNWKEVTPFYRSCNYNWAIFLYSLKSYCEDGDGIPYHKRKF; encoded by the coding sequence ATGGCAAATATCGAGCACTTGCAAACCGTAAATGTACCAGCGTCGAAGGTATATGAAACATTAACCACCGCTGAAGGACTGTCGGAAATATGGACCAATGAACTCATTATTAATAATCAAATTGGCTTTATTAATGAATTTCGATTTGGCAGCAATGACATAACTAAGATGAGAATAGAGGAATTGATCACTAATAAAAAAGTCGTTTGGCAGTGTATAGATTCAGATTCAGAATGGATTGGTACGATTATTTCCTTTGATATTCAAGAGAAGAACGGGAAGTCTTTTATTACTTTGCGTCATACGAACTGGAAAGAAGTAACACCATTTTATCGCTCCTGTAACTACAACTGGGCTATTTTCCTTTATAGTCTCAAATCCTATTGTGAAGATGGCGATGGTATCCCCTATCATAAACGTAAGTTTTAA
- a CDS encoding heavy metal translocating P-type ATPase: MEAVHKAMPATQKSANQPGPKRRPRFSLLALLRHREMLLTICSGGLMLAAWGIGSWSQMFSVLLYIASYVLGGYLKAKEGLITLFKDRDLDVNLLMIAAALGAASIGYWNEGAMLIFIFALSGAMESFASERSRKDISALIALKPETALRVEGGGMKQVTVEELCVGDLLLVRPGEVIPADGFIQSGGSSVNQATITGESIPVDKRQGDGVYAGTLNGEGALYVEVTSPAEGTLFAKIVALVEQAQNETPQTQRLIKRLEGVYAKGVVLVTIGLIILPVLLLDWAWSVAFYKAMVFLVVASPCAIVSSVMPAMLSAMSKSARRGVLFKGGVHMDHLGVTKVVAFDKTGTLTAGLPVVTELIPADGYERLELLSACAAAENLSEHPLARAIVRKAEEEGLEIKTAEELQALTGWGIEARIEGTIWRIGKADENDPSLPEALRHNLHLLVNDGNTVSVIQCGDKYAGLIALKDTIRPQAKAALSKLHKLGVTTVMLTGDRSGTAQSVAREAGIDLVYGDLLPQDKLNHIGELRAKYGHVVMVGDGVNDAPALAAATVGMAMGGGGSGAALEVADVVLMNDDLERVAETIDLARRARRIVKQNLIFAASVITLLIIGNFAQNLPLPLGVVGHEGSTILVILNGLRLLR; the protein is encoded by the coding sequence ATGGAAGCTGTACACAAAGCTATGCCTGCTACTCAGAAATCGGCGAATCAACCAGGTCCGAAACGTCGCCCCCGTTTTTCTTTACTTGCCCTGTTACGCCACCGGGAGATGTTGTTAACGATATGTAGTGGGGGATTAATGCTGGCTGCTTGGGGGATTGGAAGTTGGTCACAAATGTTCTCAGTGCTACTGTATATAGCGTCTTATGTGCTAGGGGGATATTTGAAGGCTAAGGAAGGTCTGATCACTTTATTTAAGGATCGCGATCTGGACGTTAATCTACTGATGATTGCTGCAGCGCTAGGTGCTGCCTCTATAGGTTATTGGAATGAAGGTGCGATGCTCATTTTTATCTTCGCGCTTAGCGGTGCAATGGAGTCTTTTGCCAGTGAGCGAAGTCGTAAGGACATATCGGCCTTGATTGCATTAAAACCAGAGACGGCGCTTCGGGTTGAAGGGGGCGGAATGAAGCAGGTTACCGTGGAAGAGTTATGTGTCGGAGATTTACTTCTGGTGAGACCTGGTGAAGTTATTCCAGCCGATGGTTTCATTCAAAGTGGAGGGTCATCGGTAAATCAGGCAACCATCACAGGCGAATCGATCCCGGTAGATAAAAGGCAAGGTGACGGCGTATATGCTGGTACGCTGAATGGTGAAGGTGCGCTATACGTGGAAGTTACGAGCCCAGCTGAAGGTACTCTTTTTGCAAAGATCGTTGCTCTAGTAGAGCAGGCTCAGAATGAGACGCCTCAAACGCAAAGACTTATTAAGCGCTTGGAAGGTGTCTATGCAAAGGGGGTAGTCCTTGTAACGATAGGGCTCATCATCTTGCCAGTACTCCTCCTAGATTGGGCTTGGTCAGTGGCTTTCTATAAAGCCATGGTATTTCTAGTTGTGGCATCTCCTTGTGCGATCGTCTCATCCGTCATGCCTGCCATGTTGTCGGCGATGTCCAAAAGCGCTAGACGCGGTGTGCTCTTTAAAGGTGGCGTACACATGGATCATTTGGGAGTTACCAAGGTCGTTGCGTTTGATAAAACAGGAACGCTGACAGCAGGTTTACCCGTTGTGACGGAGCTGATTCCGGCTGATGGTTATGAGCGATTAGAATTACTTTCGGCTTGTGCTGCTGCGGAAAATCTGTCGGAACATCCACTTGCTCGTGCTATTGTGAGAAAGGCAGAAGAGGAAGGCCTAGAAATCAAGACAGCTGAGGAATTGCAAGCCCTAACGGGCTGGGGAATTGAGGCTCGTATTGAGGGGACGATATGGCGTATCGGTAAAGCGGATGAGAATGATCCAAGCTTACCTGAAGCGTTGAGACACAACCTTCATTTGTTGGTGAATGACGGCAATACAGTGTCTGTAATTCAATGTGGTGACAAGTATGCTGGATTGATTGCCCTAAAAGATACGATTCGCCCACAGGCTAAGGCGGCACTTTCCAAGTTGCATAAGCTTGGTGTAACAACGGTAATGTTGACGGGAGATCGTAGCGGAACCGCCCAGTCTGTTGCTAGAGAAGCAGGTATCGATTTGGTATATGGAGACCTCTTACCTCAGGATAAGTTGAATCACATTGGTGAGTTACGTGCTAAATACGGTCACGTCGTCATGGTAGGAGATGGCGTAAATGATGCACCTGCACTGGCAGCGGCCACGGTAGGGATGGCAATGGGGGGAGGAGGTAGTGGAGCCGCGCTAGAAGTGGCGGATGTGGTGCTAATGAATGATGATTTAGAGCGAGTTGCAGAGACCATCGATCTAGCACGAAGAGCACGAAGAATCGTGAAGCAGAATTTGATCTTTGCTGCCAGTGTCATCACACTCCTCATTATAGGGAACTTTGCGCAAAACTTACCATTGCCGCTTGGGGTTGTAGGACACGAAGGTAGTACTATTCTTGTTATCCTAAATGGATTACGTCTATTGCGCTAA
- a CDS encoding homocysteine synthase, producing MSEERKLALETLAVHAGQEIDPTTYSRAVPLYQTTSYGFRDTEHAANLFGLKEFGNIYSRIMNPTNDVFEKRVAALEGGVGALATSSGQAAITFSILNIAGAGDEIVSSTTLYGGTYNLFSTTLAKLGINVKFVDSSNPENYRAAITDKTKALYAETIGNPKGDVLDIEAVAAIAHEHGIPLIVDNTFPSPYLLRPIEFGADIVVHSATKFIGGHGTSIGGVIVDSGKFDWTANDKFPGLTSPDPSYNGVVYTDAVGPLAYIIKARVQLQRDLGASLAPFNAWLLLQGLETLHLRVERHSENALKVAKYLEAHDKVEWVSYAGLPSHASYDLAQKYLPKGQGAILTFGIKGGVEAGRKLIENVKLFSHLANVGDSKSLIIHPASTTHLQLSEEEQLSAGVNPELIRLSIGTESIDDIIYDLEQAIAASQA from the coding sequence ATGTCTGAAGAACGTAAACTTGCGCTAGAAACTCTCGCGGTCCACGCGGGTCAGGAAATTGATCCCACTACATATTCACGGGCCGTACCATTGTATCAAACAACATCCTATGGATTTCGGGATACTGAGCACGCTGCGAATTTGTTTGGGTTGAAGGAATTCGGAAATATTTATTCCCGTATTATGAATCCAACCAACGACGTGTTTGAAAAACGTGTTGCGGCGCTTGAAGGCGGTGTTGGTGCACTTGCTACATCTTCTGGTCAGGCAGCGATCACTTTCTCTATTCTTAATATTGCAGGCGCGGGAGATGAGATCGTCTCATCGACAACACTGTACGGCGGTACTTATAACTTATTCTCCACGACGCTTGCGAAGCTAGGCATTAATGTGAAGTTTGTTGATTCCTCAAATCCTGAGAACTACCGTGCGGCTATTACGGACAAGACAAAGGCATTATATGCGGAGACTATTGGAAATCCTAAAGGTGATGTGCTTGATATTGAAGCAGTCGCGGCGATTGCTCATGAACATGGTATTCCGTTGATCGTAGACAATACGTTCCCAAGTCCATACTTGCTGCGTCCAATTGAATTTGGTGCAGATATCGTTGTTCATTCTGCAACGAAATTTATTGGTGGTCATGGTACGTCGATTGGTGGCGTAATTGTAGATAGTGGTAAATTTGATTGGACAGCGAATGATAAGTTCCCGGGACTCACGAGTCCGGATCCAAGTTACAATGGCGTCGTGTATACGGACGCAGTTGGACCACTAGCATATATCATTAAAGCTCGCGTGCAATTACAACGTGATCTGGGTGCTTCATTAGCACCGTTTAATGCCTGGTTACTTCTTCAAGGGCTAGAGACTTTGCATCTACGTGTAGAACGTCATAGTGAGAATGCACTTAAAGTGGCGAAATATTTGGAAGCTCATGACAAAGTAGAGTGGGTTAGTTATGCTGGACTCCCAAGCCACGCATCCTATGATTTAGCGCAAAAGTATTTGCCAAAAGGTCAAGGAGCGATTCTGACTTTCGGTATTAAGGGTGGCGTAGAAGCTGGACGTAAGCTGATTGAGAATGTGAAGTTGTTCTCTCACCTTGCTAATGTCGGGGATTCCAAATCACTCATTATTCACCCTGCTAGTACGACACATTTACAACTTTCTGAAGAGGAACAATTATCAGCTGGTGTTAATCCAGAATTGATTCGTCTGTCTATCGGCACGGAGTCAATCGATGATATTATTTATGATCTAGAACAGGCAATTGCAGCTAGTCAAGCGTAG